The genomic stretch TTGAGTTCGCTGCTTTCTGACCGAGTCTTTGAAGGTGTTGATGGACGGAAGAGAATACTCAGTTGAAGATGTGTGAAAACCACAGTATATATCCGCCCAGTGAAATCCACTTAAAGAAAAACTTGTTCACTCCTTGGCTGTATCAAAGTTTGTTAGTGACAAAAACCGTAAATCTCCACGCCGCAGGACCACAACTCTACCACAGGCTTCAGCTCATGGCCACCGCGTCGTCGAAGCATACTCCCAAAGCTCGTGAACCAGCACAACACATCCTTCCTCTTATACCTCACCACAAACCTACCCCTGAGAACTCCAAATCACTTGTCACAACCTTTGACCAAAACCTCCACCTCACAACCCAACTCGTAACCTGCACCTCATAACCTTCACCTCataacctccacctcacAACCTTCACCTCTCAACCCCACTTACAACCCAACTCACACCAACACTGTCAACacatcaaaaaaaaacacgCTTCCCATTCCAACGCTACACCCCTGAactaacccccccctccctatctccccccaacaaccctcaccccctcctaccccaaacctcccccaaaacctccccatcctccccttacaaacctccccatcctccccttacaaacctccaccgcctccctcccctcccctcaagctcatcccccccctACAATTCGGACACGTAgcgctctcctcctccaaccatcGTCTTATACACCGTCCTACAATTCATCTCGTCagccccctttccctttttccctcctccctcaacataACTCACCACAAAACCAATGCCCACAACCCGGCAgcgtcaccacccccactTCCCTATCTCAATCCCGTAAAATAACCCCCAAACAAATATTACACCTCACCTTTTCCTCTTCATTGTTACAAACTGCCAAGTAACTCCTTATGCGGGGTGAAATAACGGGCAAGTTGGCTAGGAATTCTTCCGTGGCgacggggggtgggggtgggggtgcgACTTCGATTTCTGAGTCTGTGaagagggaagggagggtggagagggacgaggaggacgagggtgagggttgttgttgttgttgttcttcttctttttctcccgCGACAGAGGGGTTCGcttggttgttgctggtcGCGGTACTACCCCAGGAGGacacgaggaggaggaggaggagtgggaggacaTTTTGGCTGCTATGTGATGTGGAGTACTGACAACCGATATAAAGAAGAGATGTTAACCCAAAAAACATGcggatggggaagaggttgtcgtcgttgttgtgaAAAGTAAAAATTGTCGCTGTGAAAGAAAACTACCCTAAAGAGAATCATTTCCGCGTCTGCGTCTCTGTTTGTCCTGCGGGAGGTGTTGGCAAGATGTGGAAAAGCCTGGAgcgaggttgaaggggggtTTACAGATGTGGTAAAGGAGAAGACAGAAGGAAGTAAGTCATCGGTTGACGGGTGGGATCATATGGCAGGTGCCTGTCATGGGCAGCTGCTTCTCTTGGAGAGTCACATCTTGGGTTATGTCTTGTTGAGATTGGAGAGTTCATATAGTGTATGTTTGGTATGAACTAGAAAGTGAAAAACTGAGAGTTGATGAGCATGCTGTGAACAAGAACACAGGTGAAATATCAAGGTCTTGACAAATAGTCAACCCTTTTGCACTCTATTGGACCCTTGACTATAATCCAAGGCATATGAGCTGTGCTTACAAGCTTCTTCATTGTCCTGAAAGATGTGTTGACAATCTTCAGAGGCAGATCAACCGTCTTCAAATGCATTTCCCATCCTGGATCAGTGTTGCTGGCCGGCCGGGCTGAACTGGGCAGACACATCTTGAGAGGTAAAATTCACACGAGTACAGAGTTGCTCTAGTGCAGCCAATGTGTATCgcccaaaaagaagaaagctATCACGAGTTTCGCAATATTAAAGTGAACCATGTCCATCTCTCTCCAAGCGTCGTCTCTTCCCAGCAAGCCACCACTTACACCCTCCTCACTGTCCAATCACCATCCAGCCCCCTGGACCCATCAGGATGGCGCTGGTCCACATCCTGCCAAGTGCCAGGTGTGGATCTAGGTCAGAACCTCAAGGCTACTTCCACGAGGCTTGAAGTTTCCAGTCGGCATCAATTTGGAATGAGCAAGTGCCAGAGAAAAGTCTTCTCGAACAAGGTTTGGACACCAAGATACACAAAAGGTAATGGTAACTGCGAGACAAAATCAGGTTTGTTGGATTGAGCTATAGCGCGAGTCCGAGATTCACCACCAGCTAGGTGCTCGCGAGGCTATCTCCAGCCCTGTTGTCAAGTGTAACACGGCTCAGGCCACACCGCCTAGTTGAAGCAATGAGGAACAAGAGGATAGGTACAGGGCAACGGGCAGCGTTGAAGCATCGATGGCGAAGGCAGAAATTCCCAGAAAATATGCTGTCTAACAAAGACTCAAATGCAGGCAAGACGAGGCTACATCGCTGAAGCCGTCATCTCTGCCGTCTGCGTTCCCCTCTTCACCAAATACCCCATGCCTCGATAACATAACGATAGTTCTCCAGTTTCCCAATGTGTGTGTGCGAGATAATCCCAGAACCAACGAACCGAACAGACAAAAATGCAACGCAAGAGACAAAAACCAGAGCTCTTCCCAAcgtcccctctccctctcaacTGGTAGAAAGTGAAAGGGCCCATCATACCCGAAGTCCAGTGCTGGCAACGCCCATTAAAAACGTCTAGAGGAAAGAAAGTCGATTTAGGCAGTCTCGAAACCACCGAAGGTGTTCTCGCCCGAGTAGGTGATGTAAAGGAATCTGTGGCATCATCTGTTAGTGCATGGCTTCTTGATGAACAAAGCAAAGAGAGCTGCACATACCCGTCCTCATCCTTGTGCTCTTCATAGATGCTGCTCATGAGAGCAGCGGTTGGAGGCAGGACCTCATCaacgaagatgaagatggccTTCTCTGGGGAGAGTTTAATCCGTTTGCGAATAACGTAGACGAACTGGCCCACGGTGAGATCGGCCGGAACGAGGTacttcttcttgtcgatgGTAGCGATGTCGCTCTTTTCAACCTTCTCACAAATAACCTAATAGAGACACACGGATGATTAGAAATGGGCTTGTTGAGATGGGTGGAGGTGAGTGAAATGGCGGTGCGACCGGTCTCGCTTCTAGGCAGCCAACGGCTCAAGACCGATGATGTCGATGATGGCTTCACCGCCAAAGAGGTTGGAGTACTTACGGGAATGCGGTCAGCATATTTTTGACGAATGcgctcggcctcggccttgcgCTTCTCAAAGGGATGCTCGTCCTTAAACTTGGATCTCATTTTGGCgggttggttgttgctggctgTCGGTGTTGGCTGGGTGCTGTGGCTGGGTTGCTAGCAAGTGCTGTGTAGGTGTTGGATGCGGCGTCTGGGTATGTCTGCAAGGTAAGAGGTCAACAGCTGGATACCTGtctggagaggaaggtgaaggGTGGAAGAAATACCTCTCCTGGGTGATGGAAATGATGGTTGTCGGAGGAAGAAAGGTCGAGTTGAGTTGAGTTGGAGAAAGGTGGTGGCCTTGTTAAGCTGGGGGGGCTTGCGTTGCACgggtgctggctgctggctgctggcggGCTGTCTGGCGGACGGAGAGGCGGGGTGCCCAGATGACTAACTAGAGTTAAGCTCCCAGAGCAGTTTAGCGCGCGCCCATCAAAGGTGAATCAGATGGGGCGCTCACATGGCGGACGACTGTCACCTGCTCTGGTACCGGTCCTTATGGCTTTGTGGCTTTGCGCTTGATCCATGACGCAGCTCGGCTTCTTATCGCTGGGAGCAGCCTTTAGGTCACCGAGCAGAAGCTAGACTCTTTTGGCTCACCAGAGCACGGTGAGGTCCCCGGTATGAATCATCAGGGCTTCCATTTTACATTTGCAGCGAGGCAACCAAGTCCATGAACTTGTAAATACCTTATACTATCTAGATGTCCTCACGACAGAGGACGGGAAGCCGTCCATGGATCTCTATCAGGACCGGGAATGCCCCGCTTTCCTGCCTGGAGGGTGTGCCTGCAAGGGACGACCCCGCGCCGTGTTCTCAACGTCGCAGTACAAGGAACATGGGGAGGCCCTTGTCCACCCGGCACAAAAATCCCACTTGGGGCTCCGGCAAAGGTCCCGGTTCCCAGGAACCCATTCCGCAGCTCTGGAATCAACGAAACGTTCGATTCCAAAAGCCAGATCAGCCGAGCCAGAATCGCTTCCAAAAGGGTGGTCTGCGGAGAGGATCTGTCACTCGGCACTGCCCGTAAGCCGTTAACTTGCCCGCCGAGTCTTGAAAAGTGGCCTCATGTTGGCGCCGAGCATCGTCTGATCCCAAGTACCGAATTGACCAACTCTCCGCCAACGGGCCGGCTTGTATATAAAAGCTGCTCGAACATGGCCTCCCGTCGTCACGCTGCCCGTTTCTTGTCGCAGTTCAAGTTACGTCCTCAATTGGCCTCCAGGAGAAGCCTTTCAACCTTGCCCAGCTCGACATCTTCAAGCTCAACGTTTGTGCCGTGGGCCAGATACGCCGGGTTGGCAGCTTTCGGTCTGATTGCTTCGGTACCATTAACCTACGCCATGGTATGCTCCCTTTGAAGCCGCCGCTCGCATCTCAGCAAGCTAACAGCTAtcttccccctcacccccccagGCCGTCACAGAACCCCTCAGCATGGACTCCCTCAGTCTCGCCGAGCGCGaccagcaacaaaagaagaacGAGGGCGTCTCCGAAACCTCCCCCATGCGCCTCCGCATGGAAAAGTTTATCAAGGAGCAACAAGAACAGATTGTAAAAGCTCTCGAAGAGGTAGACGGAACGAAATTCCGAAAAGACGAATGGCAGCGCaaggaaggcggcggcggcatcacCTGCTGCCTCCAAGACGGCAAGGTCTTTGAGAAGGCCGGCGTCGGCGTCAGCGTTGTCTATggcaccctccccaagccCGCCATCATGAAAATGAGCGCCAACCACAAGAACATCGCCCCCGACGGGGAAGTCCCCGAGAGCCTTGAGTTCTTCGCCGCCGGCCTCAGTCTGATCGTCCACCCCAAGAACCCCATGGCGCCAACGGTCCACCTCAACTACAGATACTTTGAGACGGCCAAGCCGGACGGGTCATCGGGGGCGTGGTggttcggcggcggcagtgaTTTGACACCCAGCTATCTCTTCGACGAAGACGCGATACAGTTCCACAGAGACCTCAAGGAGGTCTGCGACAAGCACAACAAGGATTACTACCCGAAATTCAAAAAGTGGTGCGACGAGTACTTTTACAACAAGCACCGCGGCGAGGCGAGAGGGATCGGCGGCATCTTCTTTGACGACTTGGATGAAACCGTGTCTGACAAGGAGAACACGTTTGCTTTTATCCAGGACTCGCTCAAGTCGTTTATCCCGACATATGTCCCTATTGTGCTGAAGCGCAAGGACATGCCCTTTAccgaggcggagaaggactGGCAGCAGATCAGGAGAGGGAAATACGTCGAGTTCAACCTTGTACACGATCGGGGGACGTCGTTTGGGCTGAACACACCTGGCGCGAGAGTGGAGAGCATCCTTATGAGCATGCCGTTGACGGCGAGCTGGAGGTATATGCACGAGCCTGAGCCGGGGAGCAGGGAGGCGAGGCTGGTGGAAATCTTGCAGAACCCAAAGGAGTGGGTGTAGTTGATGAGGGTTTGAAAATCTGAAAATTGTATTTAGCGGTTTCATGTACATTAAGTATTGTAACGTCTGGGGGAATATTGTACAAAGTTTGAAGAAATAGATTTCGAGTTCTGAACTTCATACGTCGACGGACATGACCAGTGCACGGGGCATCAACCTTTGACTTTCAACTCCAACC from Podospora pseudopauciseta strain CBS 411.78 chromosome 3, whole genome shotgun sequence encodes the following:
- the ATG8 gene encoding ubiquitin-like protein atg8 (COG:Z; EggNog:ENOG503P2RB; BUSCO:EOG09265BTA) encodes the protein MRSKFKDEHPFEKRKAEAERIRQKYADRIPVICEKVEKSDIATIDKKKYLVPADLTVGQFVYVIRKRIKLSPEKAIFIFVDEVLPPTAALMSSIYEEHKDEDGFLYITYSGENTFGGFETA
- the HEM13 gene encoding Coproporphyrinogen-III oxidase (BUSCO:EOG09262CUO; COG:H; EggNog:ENOG503NUJX), translated to MPRFPAWRVCLQGTTPRRVLNVAVQGTWGGPCPPGTKIPLGAPAKVPVPRNPFRSSGINETFDSKSQISRARIASKRVVCGEDLSLGTARKPLTCPPSLEKWPHVGAEHRLIPSTELTNSPPTGRLVYKSCSNMASRRHAARFLSQFKLRPQLASRRSLSTLPSSTSSSSTFVPWARYAGLAAFGLIASVPLTYAMAVTEPLSMDSLSLAERDQQQKKNEGVSETSPMRLRMEKFIKEQQEQIVKALEEVDGTKFRKDEWQRKEGGGGITCCLQDGKVFEKAGVGVSVVYGTLPKPAIMKMSANHKNIAPDGEVPESLEFFAAGLSLIVHPKNPMAPTVHLNYRYFETAKPDGSSGAWWFGGGSDLTPSYLFDEDAIQFHRDLKEVCDKHNKDYYPKFKKWCDEYFYNKHRGEARGIGGIFFDDLDETVSDKENTFAFIQDSLKSFIPTYVPIVLKRKDMPFTEAEKDWQQIRRGKYVEFNLVHDRGTSFGLNTPGARVESILMSMPLTASWRYMHEPEPGSREARLVEILQNPKEWV